A single window of Methylacidimicrobium sp. AP8 DNA harbors:
- a CDS encoding transposase — translation MSKRPVFTYQTRLRLTHEQTSCLDAYAALYGRAQRTLLARMRAGVSINELKRSFLRRFGLTARQFNAIRVELEGKIASIRERRPELIEEAKWRIRKAEEAVGRLEKKHPGSNVVHQKKRRLAVLRAKLEALLADQESGRVRLCFGSRRLFRKQFSREENGYADHAAWKKDWQAERSSQFFVLGSKDEASGNQSCQAAVAPDGGLRLRLRLPYGWGSTSKHLVLEGVRLAYGQEEILQALSAGRVVTGTTKTGKLVRKPEGAAVSYRFVRDRKGWRVFASVEAQPVALVTRRLAGAIGVDSNPDHLALAETDRFGNLVEIRRIGLHLYGKSEEQVKAAIGDACRQIARACAESGKPLVIERLDLRKRRAELEAVDGVRARSLSSFAYAKTISMLKAASFRAGVERIEVDPAYTSVIGAVNHARRHGIGSHQGAAYAIARRGLGLSERPSVREAVVPTRNGGHLTFALPARNRAKHVWSFWADVRKGLKAAHAAHARSGGNHLPPAPLLPKSRALGATRALPAKPRHANRRQHCSADVLDDLPW, via the coding sequence ATGAGTAAGCGCCCTGTTTTCACCTACCAGACCCGGTTGAGGTTGACGCATGAGCAGACTTCGTGTCTTGACGCCTATGCGGCGCTCTACGGGCGGGCGCAGCGGACTCTTTTGGCCAGGATGCGGGCGGGCGTTTCCATAAACGAACTCAAGCGGTCGTTTCTGCGCCGGTTCGGCCTCACCGCCCGGCAGTTCAACGCCATTCGGGTCGAGCTCGAGGGCAAGATCGCCTCGATCCGGGAAAGGCGGCCCGAGTTGATCGAGGAAGCCAAATGGCGGATCCGGAAAGCGGAAGAGGCGGTCGGCCGACTGGAGAAGAAGCATCCGGGATCGAATGTCGTGCACCAGAAAAAGCGGCGGCTTGCCGTCCTGCGGGCGAAGCTCGAGGCGCTTCTGGCCGATCAGGAGTCCGGCCGGGTCCGGCTCTGTTTCGGTTCCCGACGCCTCTTCCGGAAGCAGTTTTCCCGGGAAGAGAACGGCTATGCGGACCATGCCGCATGGAAGAAGGATTGGCAGGCGGAGCGGAGCAGCCAGTTCTTCGTGCTCGGATCGAAGGACGAGGCCTCGGGCAACCAGTCCTGCCAAGCCGCAGTCGCTCCGGACGGCGGCCTGCGGCTGCGGTTGCGGCTGCCGTACGGATGGGGAAGCACGAGCAAACACCTGGTGCTCGAGGGCGTGCGCTTGGCCTACGGCCAGGAGGAAATCCTCCAGGCCCTCTCCGCCGGCCGGGTCGTGACCGGAACAACCAAGACCGGGAAGCTCGTCCGCAAGCCGGAGGGAGCTGCCGTAAGCTACCGCTTCGTGCGGGACCGGAAGGGGTGGCGGGTATTCGCAAGCGTCGAGGCGCAACCGGTTGCCCTGGTGACACGCCGCCTTGCCGGAGCGATCGGCGTTGACAGCAACCCGGATCATCTTGCCTTGGCCGAAACGGATCGCTTCGGGAATCTCGTGGAAATCCGCCGGATCGGATTGCATCTCTATGGGAAGAGCGAGGAGCAAGTGAAAGCCGCGATCGGCGATGCGTGCCGGCAGATCGCCCGGGCCTGCGCCGAATCGGGCAAGCCGCTCGTGATCGAGCGATTGGATCTTCGCAAGCGGAGGGCCGAGCTGGAGGCGGTCGATGGCGTCCGGGCTCGCTCGCTCTCTTCCTTCGCCTACGCCAAGACGATCTCCATGCTCAAGGCGGCTTCCTTTCGTGCCGGAGTCGAACGGATCGAAGTCGACCCGGCCTACACTTCCGTGATCGGCGCGGTCAACCACGCGCGCCGTCATGGCATCGGTTCTCACCAGGGCGCGGCCTACGCCATCGCCCGGAGAGGATTGGGCCTATCCGAGCGCCCGTCCGTGCGGGAGGCGGTCGTGCCGACCCGCAATGGCGGCCATCTCACCTTCGCCCTACCCGCGAGGAATCGGGCGAAGCATGTATGGTCGTTCTGGGCGGACGTTCGGAAGGGGCTCAAAGCGGCGCATGCAGCGCATGCCCGGTCGGGAGGCAACCATCTGCCTCCCGCGCCTCTGCTCCCGAAATCGCGGGCATTGGGCGCTACCCGGGCTTTGCCGGCGAAACCCCGGCACGCGAACCGTCGGCAGCACTGTTCGGCCGACGTCCTGGACGATCTTCCCTGGTAG
- a CDS encoding septal ring lytic transglycosylase RlpA family protein has protein sequence MLLSVLAIIDMVPNARVASAFLSRQAGFRFFSAALLFASPASVSKAKPVPSPAASAFRAKGIACWYGESRITSSGERFRANAMTAAHPTLPFGTIVAVRNLKTGRTAVVRINDRGPFKKGRIIDLSRAAADRLGMLSDGLAPVELRILPSFPRQLFLRRPVPKTLPASPPRGIRCRSQTRVQPEPRGAFPS, from the coding sequence TTGCTCCTTAGCGTATTGGCCATCATCGATATGGTTCCCAATGCTAGAGTGGCTTCGGCGTTCCTCTCCCGACAAGCAGGCTTCCGCTTCTTCTCGGCGGCCCTCCTCTTCGCATCGCCCGCTTCCGTCTCGAAAGCGAAGCCGGTTCCGAGCCCGGCGGCTTCCGCCTTCCGCGCCAAAGGAATCGCCTGCTGGTACGGGGAGTCGCGCATCACCTCCTCCGGGGAACGCTTCCGGGCGAACGCGATGACCGCCGCCCATCCGACCCTGCCGTTCGGGACCATCGTGGCGGTCCGCAACCTCAAAACCGGCAGGACGGCGGTCGTCCGCATCAATGACCGGGGCCCGTTCAAAAAAGGGCGGATCATCGATCTCTCGCGGGCTGCCGCCGACCGGCTCGGCATGCTCTCCGACGGCTTGGCCCCGGTTGAGCTCCGGATCCTTCCCTCGTTCCCTCGGCAACTTTTTCTTCGTCGGCCCGTTCCAAAGACTCTGCCCGCATCGCCGCCGCGGGGAATCCGCTGCCGTTCTCAGACGCGTGTGCAACCGGAGCCGCGAGGGGCTTTCCCCTCCTAA
- a CDS encoding GIY-YIG nuclease family protein, with the protein MVESIRMSVYRSELEKAAREFPQAPGVYLFRDRFDRVIYVGKARNLRKRVTQYFHPSRRGAADRKVRAMLDVARHIEYHTVRSEAEAILLEGKLIKDYRPRYNVSFRDDKRFLLVKTNLREPFPRFQITRLRKDDGCRYFGPFASSGALRTTINWMKKVFGLRSCSPLVPGERDYKHCLDRIIKNCCAPCLGTVTQEEYRRRVEAACAFLEGKSRETADEIRKKMEEAAARLDFERAAELRNLWEDLQQTIRPVKRFLRAYEPAIDPGRDLQELAAALGLPAPPQLMECFDISNISTLHKVASMVAFEDGKPARGSYRRYRIRTVAGQDDFASIAEAVSRRYRRVLDEGMRPPDLIVIDGGAGQLSSARRELLALGLGDVPIIGLAKENEEIYRPDQPLPLQLPKDSGAIRLLQRLRDEAHRFANAYHQLLLRQRVRESVLDDCPGISRNRKRLLLQRFGSVERLRKASVDEIAEVKGIGRKLAEAVSRYLAGDLQPVSGALEENRTSS; encoded by the coding sequence ATGGTAGAGTCGATTCGGATGAGCGTTTACCGATCCGAGCTTGAAAAGGCGGCGCGCGAATTCCCGCAAGCGCCCGGTGTATACCTCTTCCGCGACCGGTTCGACCGCGTCATCTACGTGGGAAAGGCGCGCAACCTCCGCAAGCGGGTCACGCAATATTTCCATCCTTCGCGGCGAGGCGCGGCCGATCGCAAGGTACGGGCGATGCTCGATGTCGCCCGGCACATCGAGTACCACACCGTACGCTCGGAAGCCGAGGCGATCCTGCTCGAGGGGAAGCTCATCAAGGACTATCGTCCGCGCTACAACGTCAGCTTCCGGGACGACAAGCGCTTCCTCCTGGTGAAGACGAACCTACGGGAGCCTTTTCCCCGCTTCCAGATCACGCGTCTGCGCAAGGACGACGGCTGCCGCTACTTCGGCCCCTTCGCCTCCTCCGGCGCGCTGCGGACGACGATCAATTGGATGAAAAAGGTCTTCGGCCTCCGTTCCTGCTCTCCGTTGGTCCCCGGCGAACGGGATTATAAACACTGCCTCGACCGGATCATCAAGAACTGCTGCGCTCCCTGCCTCGGGACCGTGACCCAGGAGGAGTATCGACGACGGGTCGAGGCCGCCTGCGCCTTCCTCGAGGGGAAGTCCCGGGAGACCGCCGACGAAATCCGCAAGAAGATGGAGGAGGCGGCCGCCAGGCTCGACTTCGAACGAGCGGCCGAGCTGCGGAACCTCTGGGAGGATCTGCAGCAGACGATCCGGCCCGTCAAACGCTTCCTCCGCGCCTACGAGCCGGCGATCGACCCGGGCCGGGACTTGCAGGAACTCGCAGCCGCCTTAGGGCTCCCCGCTCCTCCGCAACTCATGGAGTGCTTCGACATCTCGAACATTTCGACCTTGCACAAGGTCGCCTCGATGGTCGCCTTCGAGGACGGGAAGCCGGCGCGGGGAAGCTACCGCCGATACCGGATCCGCACCGTAGCTGGCCAAGACGACTTCGCAAGCATCGCCGAAGCGGTATCCCGGCGCTATCGCCGGGTTTTGGACGAGGGGATGCGCCCCCCCGACCTGATTGTCATCGACGGAGGGGCCGGCCAGCTTTCTTCCGCGCGGCGGGAGCTTCTCGCCCTCGGGTTGGGCGACGTTCCGATCATTGGACTCGCCAAGGAGAACGAGGAGATCTATCGACCGGACCAGCCGCTTCCGCTCCAGCTACCGAAGGATTCGGGAGCGATCCGCCTCCTCCAGAGGCTACGCGACGAGGCGCACCGCTTCGCCAATGCCTATCATCAGCTCCTGCTCCGCCAGCGGGTCCGGGAGAGCGTCCTCGACGATTGCCCCGGGATCAGCCGCAACCGCAAGCGCCTCCTGCTGCAGAGGTTCGGTTCGGTCGAGCGGCTCCGCAAGGCTTCCGTCGACGAGATCGCCGAAGTCAAGGGCATCGGCCGCAAGCTGGCCGAAGCGGTGAGCCGCTATCTGGCCGGAGATCTTCAGCCGGTTAGCGGGGCCTTGGAGGAGAACCGCACGAGCTCCTGA
- a CDS encoding protein-disulfide reductase DsbD yields the protein MLEWERGAWLFALALVAASWTGGPSPVQAAESLPARSRHVEATLLSETDSLSPGVPVLLAVRLRMDPGWHTYWRNPGDAGSPTRIDWNLPSGFEAGPIQWPVPQIISVPPLTSYGYEGEAWLLITVTPPASLPVGQTLALSAKVSWVECAQSCLPGSGELVLVLPVLAAPGKIDSSLRAGFQRARDALPQRPPHTVQASTWVDRGKLYLELKSTEKKAVMLESPRFLPAEEGLIADSAQQSFRLKQFGIQIEIPERPRAKPLPRTLEGLLLAQSTEWKGTRKIAWEIRAARVPPPVSLRALPGSRSFWLMMGFAFLGGLILNLMPCVFPVLSLKVLHLVEQGREEGKTAFAHGLAFAAGVVSSFLVLAAILVVLRAQGAQLGWGFQLQSAPFVAFLAVLFFLVSLSLFGVFEFGASFGRVGQAAERMHGLWGSFGSGVLATVVASPCTAPFMGVALGFALTQPFWVSLLVFGALGLGVATPVLLFCTFPFLLRLLPRPGRWMEDFKQLLGFPMMGAVVWLLWVYGKLRGIDGIGSLLLGLVGVGFGAWLYGRYANPSRILPVRLLAGLAGVLVVGLTIGYLLRDATAGRKAEEPWVPYSAARLSELRAEGVPVFLDFTAAWCLTCKVNERVALDNAEVRKRFAERGVVWMVADWTNRDPAITQALTELGRSGVPTYVLYPPDPQSQPKLLPELLTPRILLEEIDRLPSPPIARPGAAPALSATPQVRP from the coding sequence ATGCTCGAATGGGAGAGAGGAGCTTGGCTTTTTGCGCTCGCGCTCGTTGCGGCGTCCTGGACGGGCGGGCCTTCACCCGTCCAGGCTGCGGAATCCCTTCCGGCCCGCAGCCGGCATGTCGAAGCCACGCTGCTCTCGGAGACCGACTCTCTATCTCCGGGGGTACCGGTCCTCCTGGCGGTGCGCCTCCGGATGGATCCGGGGTGGCACACCTATTGGCGGAATCCCGGAGATGCCGGATCCCCGACCCGCATCGACTGGAACCTGCCCTCAGGCTTCGAAGCAGGACCGATCCAGTGGCCGGTGCCGCAGATCATTTCGGTTCCTCCCCTGACCAGCTATGGCTACGAAGGGGAAGCTTGGCTCTTGATCACCGTGACCCCTCCGGCGTCGCTGCCGGTCGGGCAGACCCTCGCCCTCTCGGCGAAGGTGAGCTGGGTAGAGTGCGCCCAGAGCTGCCTCCCGGGGAGCGGCGAGCTGGTCCTGGTCCTTCCGGTCTTGGCGGCTCCGGGAAAGATCGATTCCTCCCTGCGGGCGGGATTCCAGCGCGCGCGGGACGCCCTGCCCCAGCGCCCGCCGCATACCGTGCAGGCGAGCACCTGGGTCGATCGGGGCAAGCTTTACCTCGAGCTCAAAAGCACCGAAAAGAAGGCGGTCATGCTCGAGTCGCCCCGCTTCCTGCCCGCGGAGGAGGGCCTGATCGCCGACAGCGCGCAGCAGTCTTTCCGCCTCAAGCAGTTCGGCATTCAGATCGAGATTCCCGAACGCCCCCGGGCTAAGCCTCTTCCCAGAACGCTGGAAGGACTCCTGCTCGCCCAGTCGACCGAATGGAAGGGGACCCGGAAGATCGCCTGGGAGATCCGGGCGGCGCGGGTGCCGCCTCCGGTCAGCCTTCGCGCTCTCCCCGGTTCCCGGAGCTTCTGGCTGATGATGGGCTTTGCCTTCCTGGGCGGGCTGATCCTCAACTTGATGCCCTGTGTGTTTCCGGTCCTTTCCCTCAAGGTGCTCCATCTGGTGGAGCAGGGGCGGGAGGAAGGCAAGACCGCCTTCGCGCACGGGCTGGCCTTTGCGGCCGGCGTGGTCTCTTCCTTCCTCGTCTTGGCGGCGATCCTGGTCGTGCTCCGGGCGCAAGGGGCGCAACTGGGATGGGGCTTTCAGCTGCAATCCGCCCCGTTCGTCGCGTTTCTGGCCGTCCTCTTCTTCCTGGTCTCCTTGAGCCTTTTCGGGGTCTTCGAGTTCGGCGCCTCCTTCGGAAGGGTAGGGCAGGCCGCCGAGCGGATGCACGGTCTGTGGGGGAGTTTCGGAAGCGGGGTGTTGGCGACCGTGGTGGCCAGCCCGTGCACCGCTCCGTTCATGGGGGTAGCGCTCGGCTTCGCCCTGACTCAGCCGTTCTGGGTCTCCTTGCTGGTCTTCGGGGCCCTGGGGTTGGGGGTGGCTACCCCGGTCTTGCTCTTCTGCACCTTCCCGTTCCTGTTGCGGCTGCTGCCGCGGCCGGGCCGGTGGATGGAAGATTTCAAGCAGCTCTTGGGTTTTCCCATGATGGGGGCCGTCGTCTGGCTTCTCTGGGTCTATGGGAAGCTGCGCGGAATCGACGGGATCGGGTCTCTGCTCCTGGGCCTTGTCGGAGTCGGATTCGGCGCCTGGCTCTACGGGAGGTACGCGAACCCGAGCCGGATCCTGCCGGTGCGGCTCCTGGCGGGGCTGGCCGGGGTGCTCGTAGTCGGCTTGACGATCGGTTATCTCCTGCGGGACGCTACTGCGGGCCGCAAGGCGGAGGAGCCCTGGGTCCCCTATTCGGCCGCGCGGTTGAGCGAGCTGCGGGCCGAAGGGGTTCCGGTCTTCCTCGATTTTACGGCGGCCTGGTGCTTGACCTGCAAGGTCAACGAGCGTGTCGCTCTGGATAATGCGGAAGTGCGCAAGCGGTTCGCCGAGCGGGGAGTGGTCTGGATGGTTGCGGACTGGACCAACCGGGATCCGGCGATCACGCAGGCTTTGACCGAGCTGGGCAGAAGCGGGGTTCCGACCTACGTGCTCTATCCCCCGGACCCCCAGTCGCAACCGAAGCTGCTGCCGGAGCTGCTGACCCCCCGCATCCTCCTGGAGGAGATCGATAGGCTCCCGAGCCCGCCGATCGCTAGGCCGGGAGCCGCACCCGCGCTCTCCGCCACGCCGCAGGTCCGGCCGTGA
- a CDS encoding aminotransferase class IV has translation MNRSGLSSAPEGGRSFFPGFGAFETLRVEQGTPQFVEEHWRSLGLAAEALGIARKIDFRTRASALPPGETGRWRWVITWEDQWDDFAREKVSDRTAYSLEPAPQRVGSENWDARFKTLSYLTRWQARRSVTADEALLCNERGEIASGACTNVFWVRGKSIYTPSPEAGCRAGVIRGWILGRATVIEGRFPLSALDDAEEIFLTNSWIGVMPVNRYLGRAFPVGPVARRLRKELETALHGGKRDAR, from the coding sequence GTGAACCGCAGCGGGCTCTCGTCGGCGCCGGAAGGAGGCCGTTCGTTTTTTCCGGGGTTCGGCGCATTCGAGACGCTGCGGGTCGAACAAGGGACCCCGCAGTTTGTCGAGGAGCATTGGCGCTCCCTCGGCTTAGCGGCCGAGGCCCTGGGCATTGCGCGAAAGATCGACTTCCGGACTCGGGCTTCCGCGCTGCCGCCCGGGGAGACGGGCCGGTGGCGCTGGGTGATCACCTGGGAGGATCAGTGGGATGATTTTGCCCGGGAAAAGGTTTCCGATCGGACCGCCTACTCGCTCGAACCGGCTCCCCAGCGCGTCGGCTCGGAGAATTGGGATGCCCGCTTCAAGACGCTCAGCTACTTGACCAGATGGCAGGCTCGGCGGTCGGTGACGGCCGACGAGGCGCTCCTGTGCAACGAGCGGGGCGAGATCGCTTCCGGAGCTTGCACCAATGTCTTCTGGGTGCGCGGAAAGTCGATCTACACGCCTTCCCCGGAAGCGGGCTGCCGAGCCGGTGTGATCCGCGGCTGGATCCTCGGGCGCGCGACGGTGATCGAAGGGCGCTTCCCCCTTTCCGCGCTCGACGACGCGGAGGAGATCTTCCTGACCAACAGCTGGATCGGAGTCATGCCGGTCAACCGGTACCTGGGCCGGGCCTTTCCCGTCGGTCCGGTCGCCCGCCGGCTGCGCAAGGAGCTCGAAACCGCACTGCACGGCGGAAAGAGGGATGCACGCTAA
- the tatC gene encoding twin-arginine translocase subunit TatC, which yields MPPSSDEKPFLEHLEDLRWTIFKALAALALASAVGFAATKPILGLLLAPLKQAGEDPAKILRFLGVVDPFSVQLQISLLTGVVLSLPAVLYFVGEFLLPALTPAEKRALFPVFSAGAFLFLLGGFFSYAVLLPQALRFFIQYSHSLGVETQWTLPNYLDFVVQMVVGFGLAFELPLVVVLLTYFGILRAELLRRYRRHAIVAIVIAAACITPTSDPFTLALLAVPMYLLYEASLWFAIGLERKRSGRLSSPLPPAERIGPEEHDLPL from the coding sequence ATGCCCCCTTCCTCCGACGAGAAGCCCTTCCTCGAGCATCTGGAAGATCTGCGCTGGACGATCTTCAAGGCGCTGGCCGCCCTGGCCTTGGCTTCCGCGGTCGGCTTCGCCGCCACCAAGCCGATCCTCGGACTCCTCCTCGCACCCCTCAAGCAGGCGGGAGAAGACCCGGCCAAGATTCTCCGCTTCCTCGGGGTCGTCGATCCCTTCTCGGTCCAACTGCAAATCAGCCTCTTGACCGGAGTCGTCCTCTCCCTGCCCGCCGTCCTCTACTTCGTCGGCGAGTTTCTTCTCCCCGCGCTCACCCCGGCGGAGAAGAGGGCGCTCTTCCCGGTTTTTTCCGCCGGAGCCTTCCTCTTCCTCCTCGGCGGCTTCTTTTCCTACGCCGTCCTCCTCCCCCAGGCCCTCCGCTTCTTCATCCAGTACAGCCACAGCCTGGGGGTCGAAACCCAGTGGACCCTACCCAACTATCTTGACTTCGTCGTCCAGATGGTGGTCGGCTTCGGCCTCGCCTTCGAGCTCCCTCTTGTCGTCGTCCTCCTCACCTACTTCGGCATCCTCCGCGCCGAGCTTCTGCGCCGGTACCGCCGCCACGCGATCGTGGCCATCGTCATCGCGGCCGCCTGCATCACCCCTACATCCGATCCGTTCACCCTCGCCCTGCTTGCGGTCCCGATGTACCTCCTTTACGAAGCCTCCCTCTGGTTCGCGATCGGCCTCGAACGGAAGCGGAGCGGTCGGCTTTCCTCTCCCCTCCCGCCCGCGGAGCGAATCGGACCCGAGGAGCACGACCTCCCGCTTTAG
- a CDS encoding epoxyqueuosine reductase QueH, whose translation MRRPTPAPTLEPPLGARKVLLHSCCAPCSGAVMESILAAGCELTVFFYNPNIHPLREYELRKRENIAFARKLSVPFIDADYDTDRWFARVRGLEWEPERGARCTVCFDLRFERTALYAAEHGFPVFTSSLGISRWKDFDQVTRAGMRAAARYPGLTYWTYNWRKRGGSQRMIEISRQERFYQQEYCGCLYSLRDANRWRTAHGRPKIELGKKFYGSPSPPDPRCAAPAAPPD comes from the coding sequence ATGCGCCGACCAACTCCGGCTCCGACGCTCGAGCCCCCCTTGGGGGCGAGGAAGGTCCTTCTCCACTCCTGCTGCGCCCCCTGCTCCGGAGCCGTCATGGAGAGCATCCTGGCGGCGGGCTGCGAGCTTACGGTCTTCTTTTACAATCCGAACATCCATCCCCTTCGCGAGTACGAGCTGCGCAAGCGGGAGAACATCGCCTTCGCCCGAAAGCTCTCCGTTCCGTTCATCGACGCCGATTATGACACCGATCGCTGGTTTGCCCGGGTGCGCGGCCTCGAATGGGAGCCGGAACGGGGGGCGCGCTGCACCGTCTGCTTCGACTTGCGCTTCGAGCGGACCGCCCTCTACGCGGCCGAGCACGGCTTCCCGGTGTTCACGAGCAGCCTAGGCATCTCGCGCTGGAAGGACTTCGACCAGGTCACCAGGGCCGGCATGCGCGCCGCCGCTCGCTATCCCGGGTTGACCTACTGGACCTACAACTGGAGAAAGCGCGGCGGATCCCAGCGGATGATCGAAATTTCCCGCCAAGAACGCTTCTACCAGCAGGAGTATTGCGGCTGCCTCTATTCGCTGCGCGACGCCAACCGCTGGCGGACCGCGCATGGGCGACCTAAGATCGAGCTGGGAAAGAAGTTTTACGGAAGTCCGTCGCCGCCGGACCCCCGCTGCGCCGCACCGGCGGCGCCTCCCGATTAG
- a CDS encoding nicotinate phosphoribosyltransferase, producing the protein MNLESTLLLTDLYELTMLQGYVHAAMNETAVFEFFVRKLPKNRNFLVAAGLEQVLAFLESARFEPEEIDWLGTQGFRREFLEWLRNFRFRGEVHAMPEGTVFFPEEPILRVTAPIAQAQFFESRIMNLLHFQTMIASKAARAVLAAPGKELVDFGLRRAHGAEAGLYAARAAFLAGFAATATVLAGERFGIPLSGTMAHSFIQAHDSEEEAFLRFAEANPDRAVFLVDTYDTQQAVRKLAALVPRLQERGIRPLAVRIDSGDLGAHARAIRQILDRAGLADVRIFASGNLDEERLRELVRTEAPIDGFGIGTSLDTSSDAPYLDCVYKLEEYAGKPRRKRSEGKATWPGRKQVFRQHGRDGKALSDLVALDGEDHPGTPLLLPVMREGKRLAPPESLRSVRERAARSLAALPEDLRDLAPAAVPYPVRFSAKLEALRATLERSFR; encoded by the coding sequence ATGAACCTCGAATCGACCCTGCTCCTCACCGACCTCTACGAGCTGACCATGCTTCAGGGCTATGTCCACGCGGCCATGAACGAGACGGCCGTCTTCGAGTTCTTCGTCCGCAAGCTTCCTAAAAATCGGAACTTCCTCGTCGCCGCCGGGCTCGAGCAGGTGCTCGCCTTCCTCGAATCGGCCCGGTTCGAGCCCGAGGAGATCGACTGGCTGGGGACCCAGGGCTTCCGGCGGGAGTTCCTCGAATGGCTCCGGAATTTTCGCTTCCGGGGAGAGGTGCACGCGATGCCCGAGGGCACGGTCTTCTTTCCGGAGGAGCCGATCCTTCGGGTGACCGCACCCATCGCGCAAGCGCAGTTCTTCGAGAGCCGGATCATGAACCTGCTCCACTTCCAAACCATGATCGCTTCCAAGGCGGCAAGGGCGGTGCTGGCCGCCCCCGGCAAGGAGCTGGTCGATTTCGGCCTCCGCCGGGCGCACGGCGCGGAGGCGGGGCTCTACGCGGCCCGAGCGGCCTTCTTGGCAGGCTTCGCAGCGACCGCCACTGTTTTGGCCGGCGAGCGATTCGGCATCCCCCTCTCCGGGACGATGGCCCACTCCTTCATCCAAGCCCACGACTCCGAGGAAGAGGCTTTCCTCCGTTTCGCCGAAGCCAACCCCGACCGGGCGGTCTTCCTCGTCGACACCTACGACACCCAGCAGGCTGTCCGCAAGCTGGCCGCGCTCGTTCCGCGGCTGCAGGAGCGCGGGATCCGCCCACTGGCCGTCCGGATCGACAGCGGCGATCTCGGCGCCCATGCGCGGGCGATCCGCCAAATCCTCGACCGCGCGGGCCTAGCCGACGTCCGCATCTTCGCGAGCGGGAACCTCGATGAGGAACGGCTCCGGGAGCTCGTCCGGACCGAAGCCCCGATCGACGGTTTCGGGATCGGAACCTCCCTCGACACCTCCTCGGATGCTCCGTACCTCGACTGCGTCTATAAGCTCGAGGAGTACGCGGGAAAGCCGCGGCGGAAGCGGTCGGAAGGCAAGGCGACCTGGCCGGGACGCAAGCAGGTCTTCCGGCAGCACGGCCGCGACGGCAAGGCGCTTTCCGACCTCGTGGCTCTCGACGGGGAAGACCATCCGGGCACTCCTCTCCTGCTTCCCGTGATGCGGGAGGGCAAACGCCTGGCTCCCCCGGAATCGTTGCGTTCGGTCCGGGAGCGGGCCGCCCGATCCCTCGCGGCCCTACCGGAGGATCTGCGCGACCTCGCTCCGGCGGCGGTTCCCTACCCGGTTCGCTTCTCGGCTAAGCTCGAAGCTCTGCGCGCTACCCTCGAGCGCTCCTTCCGGTGA